The following nucleotide sequence is from Mycteria americana isolate JAX WOST 10 ecotype Jacksonville Zoo and Gardens unplaced genomic scaffold, USCA_MyAme_1.0 Scaffold_95, whole genome shotgun sequence.
CACTGCAAGAACGTGGTCTTGAGGAAGCCTTGGTTTGGACGCAGCGTGGCCAACCATCAACCATCTGGCatgtggttcccttctggcactggatgtcctggcaggagggcGGGTTATGGACGCAGTGGGGCCACCCATCCGTCATCTGGCACGTGGTCCCCTTGGGACACTGGACGTCACTACAAGAAGGTGGTCTTGAAGGCGTCTTGGTTTGGACGCAGCGTGGCCACCCATCGACCATgtggcacgtggttcccttctggcactggatgtcctggcaggagggTGGGTTGTGGACACACCGTGGTTGGCCATCCATCATGTTGCACGTGGTGCCTTTGGGACACTGGACATCACTACAAGAAGGTGGTCTTGAGGACATCTTGGTTTGGACGCAGCGTGGCCAACGctcgaccatctggcacgtggttcccttctggcactggatgtcaCTGCAGGAGGCCGGGCTGTGGACACACCGGGGTTGGCCATCAATCATGTTACATGTGGTCCCTTGGGGACAGTGGATGTCACTGCAAGAAGGTTGCGGGGGGGACATCTTGGCTTGGACAcaccgtggccaaccatcgaccatctggcagGTGGTTCCTTTCTCACATTGGATGTCCTGGCAGGATGGTCGGTTGTGGACACAGCGTGGTTGGCCGTCCATCATCTTGCACGTGGTCCCCTTGGGACACTGGATGTCACTACAAGAAGGTGGTCTTGAGGAAGCCTTGGTTTGGACGcaccgtggccaaccatcgaccatctggcacgtggttcccttctggcactggatgtcctTGCAGGATGGTCGGTGGTGGACACAGCGTGGTTGGCCGTCCATCATCTGGCACGTGGTCCCTTGGGGACACCGTACGGTGGTGCAGGATGGTTGCGCGCCGGGCGCTTGCTTTGGGACGGGGTGGGAATAGGAAGATTTCCTGCTTCCCACCCAAGTTGGAGAAGGTGGTCGGCGGTGGGACGGCCCTCTCTGCACGCAGCGCGGCCAACCCTCCGCCATGAGGCACGCGGTCCCCTTGGGGCACcagaagctgctgcaggagggcgGGTCGTGGATGCATTTGGGCCAACCGCTGATCATCTTGCACAGGGTGCCTTGGGGACACTGGATGTCACCGCAGGAGGGCAGGGGACCAACGCATTTGGGCCACCCGTCCACCATTTTGCACACCGCCGCCTTTTGGCACCGGATGTCTTCACACGTCGGGGTTTTGTGGACGACTTGCCACCGGGAGGTCTTCGTTGGCCCACACCAAGGCCACCCATCCACCACGTGACACACGGTTCCCTTCTGGCATTGGATGTCGTTGCAGGAGGGCGCGTCGTGGACACAGCGCGGTTGGCCGTCGATCATCTCGCACGAGGTTCCTTGGGGACATTGGACATCCCGGCAAGGTTGGCTTGGGGACGTCTTAGGTTGGACGCAGCGGGGCCAACCGCCAACCGTCTGACACGTGGTTCCCTTCCGGCATTGGGTGTTCTGACAGGAGGGTCCACGGCGGACGCAGTGGGGCCACCCATCCGTCATCTTGCACGCGGTGCCTTTGGGACAGTGGATGTCCCTGCAAGAAGGTCTCCTTGGGGACATCTGGGTTGGGACACACCGGGGCCAACCCTCGACCACCTCGCACGTGGACTCTTTGGGACAGGGGTGGTGGTGGCACGAAGGTGGCACGGGGAGAGCCGGAGGCGGTGGCGCTTCCCTCTGGAAGAGCTGCTTGCGCACGCATTTGGGCCACCCCTCCACCATCTTGCATTGGGTCCCCTTCGGGCAGCGAATAGCCTGGCAGGAGGGCGGGAGGTGGACGCATTTTGGCCAACCACCCACCATCTTGCACCGCGTGCCCTCCCCGCAGCGGAAGCGGCGACAGGAAGGCGTGGGGACGCACTTGGGTCTGCCGGCCACCATCTGGCATCGCGTCCGTCCCTTACAGGGGAAGCTCTGACAGGAGGGCGCGGGGACGCACTTGGGCCACCCGTCCACCATCTTGCACCGCGTTCCCGCCTTGCAGTGGAAGTTCTTGCACGACGGCAGTGGGACGCACTTGGGCCACCCGTCCACCATCTTGCACTGGGTTCCTGCTTCACAACGGACGTTCTTGCATGAAGGCAACGGGACGCATTTTGGCCACCCGTCCACCATCTTGCACTGCATTCCTTCTTCACAATGGACGTCGTTGCATGACGGCGTCGGGACGCACTTGGGCCACCCGTCCACCATCTTGCATTGGGTTCCTGCTCCACAATGGAAGTTCTTGCATGATGGCAGTGGGACACACTTGGGCCACCCATCAACCATCTTGCACTGGGTTCCAGCTTCACAACGGACGTCCTTACACGAAGGCAACGGGACGCATTTTGGCCACCCGTCCACCATCTTGCACTGCGTTCCTTCTTCACAACGGACGTCGTTGCATGACGGCGTCGGGACGCACTTGGGCCACCCGTCCACCATCTTGCACTGGGTTCCTGCTTCACAGTGGAAGTTCTTGCATGATGGCAGTGGGACACATTTTGGCCACCCGTCCACCATCTTGCACTGGGTTCCTGCTCCACAACGGAAGTTCTTGCATGAAGGCAACGGGACACACTTGGGCCACCCGTCCACCATCTTGCACTGGGTTCCAGCTTCACAACGGACGTCCTTACACGAAGGCAACGGGACACATTTTGGCCACCTGTCCACCATCTTGCACTGGGTTCCTGCTTCACAGTGGAAGTTCTTGCATGATGGCAGTGGGACACATTTTGGCCACCCGTCCACCATCTTGCATTGCGTTCCTGCTCCACAACGGACGTTCTTACATGAAGGCAACGGGACGCATTTTGGCCAGCCGTCCACCATCTTGCACTGGGTTCCAGCTTCACAACGGACATTCTTGCATGAAGGCAACGGGACGCATTTTGGCCACCCGTCCACCATCTTGCACTGGGTTCCTGCTCCACAGTGGAAGTTCTTGCATGACGGCAGTGGGACACATTTTGGCCGCCCGTCCACCATCTTGCACCGCGTTCCTTCTTCACAATGGACGTCGTTGCATGAAGGCAACGGGATGCACTTGGGCCACCCGTCCACCATCTTGCACTGGGTTCCTCCTTGACAGTGGAAGTTCTTGCATGACGGCAGTGGGACGCACTTGGGCCACCCGTCCACCATCTTGCACTGGGTTCCAGCTTCACAACGGACATTCTTGCATGAAGGCAACGGGACGCATTTTGGCCACCCGTCCACCATCTTGCACTGGGTTCCTGCTCCACAGTGGAAGTTCTTGCATGACGGCAGTGGGACACATTTTGGCCGCCCGTCCACCATCTTGCACCGCGTTCCTTCTTCACAATGGACGTCGTTGCATGAAGGCAACGGGATGCACTTGGGCCACCCGTCCACCATCTTGCACTGGGTTCCTCCTTGACAGTGGAAGTTCTTGCATGACGGCAGTGGGACGCACTTGGGCCACCCGTCCACCATCTTGCACTGGGTTCCAGCTTCACAACGGACATTCTTGCATGAAGGCAACGGGACGCATTTTGGCCACCCGTCCACCATCTTGCACTGGGTTCCTGCTTCACAGTGGAAGTTCTTGCACGACGGCAGTGGGACACATTTTGGCCGCCCGTCCACCGTCTTGCACTGGGTTCCTGCTCCACAATGGACGTCCTTACACGAAGGCAACGGGACGCACTTGGGCCACCCGTCCACCATCTTGCACTGCGTTCCTTCTTCACAACGGACGTCGTTGCATGACGGCGTCGGGACGCACTTGGGCCGCCCGCCCACCGTCTCGCACCGCGTCCCCTCCTTGCACCGGTAGTTTTTACAGGAGGCCGAGGGGACGCATTTGGGGCCGGCGTCCGACATTGTACACGTGCTCCCTGGTCCGCATCGCAGCCCGAGGCAGAGCTTGGCTCCGCTCTGGGCTGGTGGATCCGCACCTGGGGAATAAAACCCGGAGCTCAGCGAGCGGCAGCCCAAGCCCTTATCAGACAGCAGAGAATCCaaggctgggaggggggtgggggggtggggggggtgggaggggtgggggtggggggggtggcacCTTCATTAGTTGTCCAATGGGGCACAATTCCACGCTGGTTTTAGAATATTCCCAAGGAAGGGAATCTGGGGCTGGAAATGCcgaatttgggggtggggaggtaggggagaggtggaatgaaagggGGCGTGGATTTGGGGCCGGAAATGTCAAATTCGGAGTTGAGATGGAAAAgggagaggtggaatgaaagggAGTGTGGATTTGGGGCCGAAAATGCCAAATCTGGGGgtggagatggaaaaggagaggtggaatgaaagggGGCGTGGATTTGGGGCTGGAAATGTCAAATTCGGGATTGAGATGGGGCTGGAAATGCCAAATTTGGGGTCGGAGATGGAAAAgggagaggtggaatgaaagggGGTGTGGATTTGGGGCCGGAAACGTCAAATTCGGGGTTGAGATGGGGCTGGAAATGCCTAATTTGGGGgtggagatggaaaaggagaggtggaatgaaagAGGGTGTGGATTTGGGGCTGAAAATGCCAAAGTTGGGGTTGAGATGGGGCTGGAAATGCCAAATTTGGGGTCGGAGATGGAAAgggagaggtggaatgaaagAGGGTGTGGATTTGGGGCTGAAAACGCCGAATTTGGGGTTGAGATGGGGCTGGAAATGCCGAATTTGGGGTCGGAGAGGCAAAAGGAGAGGTGGAATGAAAAGGGGCGTGGATTTGGGGCCGAAAATGCCAAATTTGGGGTTGAGATGGGGCTGGAAATGCCGAATTTGGGGTcggagatggaaaaggagaggtggaatgaaagAGGGTGTGGATTTGGGGCCGGAAACGTCAAATTTGGGGTTGAAATGGGGCTGGAAATGCCAAATTTTGTGttgcagatggaaaaggagaggtggaatgaaagggGGCGTGGATTTGGGGCTGAAAACGCCGAATTTGGGGTTGAGATGGGGTCGGAGATGGAAAgggagaggtggaatgaaagAGGGTGTGGATTTGGGGCTGAAAATGCCAAATTTGGGGTTGAGATGGGGCTGGAAATGCCAAATTTGGGGTcggagatggaaaaggagaggtggaatgaaagggGCGTGGATTTGGGGCCGAAAACACCAAATTTGGGGTTGAGATgcggctggaaatgccaaatTTGGGGGTGGAGATGGAAAgggagaggtggaatgaaagAGGGTGTGGATTTGGGGCTGAAAATGCCAAATTTGGGGTTGAGATGGGGCTGGAAATGCCAAATTTGGGGgtggagatggaaaaggagaggtggaatgaaagggGCGTGGATTTGGGGCCGAAAACGCCAAATTTGGGGTTGAGATGGGGCTGGAAATGCCAAATTTGGGGgtggagatggaaaaggagaggtgGAATGAAAAGGGGCGTGGATTTGGGGCCGAAAATGCCAAATTTGGGGTTGAGATGGGGCTGGAAATGCCAAATTTTGTGttgcagatggaaaaggagaggtggaatgaaagAGGGTGTGGATTTGGGGCCGGAAACACCAAATTTGGGGTTGAGACGGGGCTGGAAATGCCAAATTTGGGGTCGGGGAGGCAAAGGGAGAGGTGGAATGAAAAGGGGCGTGGATTTGGGGCTGAAAACGCCGAATTTGGGGTCGGAGAGGCAAAaggagaggtggaatgaaagggGGCGTGGATTTGGGGCTGGAAACACCGAATTTGGGGTCggagaggcaaagggagaggtggaatgaaagggGGCGTGGATTTGGGGCTGGAAACGCCAAATTTGGGGTTGAGATGGGGCTGGAAATGCCGAATTTGGGGTCGGAGATGGAAAAgggagaggtggaatgaaagggGGCGTGGATTTGGGGCTGGAAATGTCAAATTTGGGGTTGAGATGGGGCCGAAAATGCCAAATTTGGGGTTGAGATGGGGCTGGAAATGCCAAATTTGGGGTCGGAGATGGAAAgggagaggtggaatgaaagggGGCGTGGATTTGGGGCCGGAAACGCCGAATTTGGGGTCGGAGAGGCAAAaggagaggtggaatgaaagggGGCGTGGATTTGGGGCTGAAAATGCCAAATTTGGGGTTGAGATGGGGCTGGAAATGCCGAATTTGGGGTCggagaggcaaagggagaggtggaatgaaagggGGCGTGGATTTGGGGCCAAAAATGCCAAATTTGGGGTTGAGATGGGGCTGGAAATGCCAAATTTTGTGttgcagatggaaaaggagaggtggaatgaaagAGGGTGTGGATTTGGGGCCGGAAACACCAAATTTGGGGTTGAGACGGGGCTGGAAATGCCAAATTTGGGGTCGGGGAGGCAAAGGGAGAGGTGGAATGAAAAGGGGCGTGGATTTGGGGCTGAAAACGCCGAATTTGGGGTCGGAGAGGCAAAaggagaggtggaatgaaagggGGCGTGGATTTGGGGCTGGAAACGCCGAATTTGGGGTCggagaggcaaagggagaggtggaatgaaagggGGCGTGGATTTGGGGCTGGAAACGCCAAATTTGGGGTTGAGATGGGGCCGAAAATGCCAAATTTGGGGTTGAGATGGGGCTGGAAATGCCAAATTTGGGGTCggagaggcaaagggagaggtggaatgaaagggGGCGTGGATTTGGGGCTGGAAATGTCAAATTCGGGGTTGAGATGGGGCTGGAAATGCCGAATTTGGGGTCGGAGACGGAAAgggagaggtggaatgaaagggGGCGTGGATTTGGGGCTGGAAATGTCAAATTTGGGGTTGAGATGGGGCCGAAAATGCCAAATTTGGGGTTGAGATGGGGCTGGAAATGCCAAATTTGGGGTCggagaggcaaagggagaggtggaatgaaagggGGCGTGGATTTGGGGCCGAAAATGCCGAATTTGGGGTCGGAGAGGCAAAGGCAGAGGTGGAATGAAAGGGGGCGTGGATTTGGGGCCGGAAACGCGGAATTTGGGGTGGGAGatgaggtgggagagggaggggaagggggatgtgggtggagagggggtggggggggatttgggtggagggaggggattgGGGGAGGCGGGACTCACCGCTCTGCAGCACCAACCACGTGCAGAGGAGCAAGGTCCAGGGAGGCCCCATCTGCCCCACACGTCGGAGAGAGGCCCGTgagaaagggggtggggggacccaggcttggggcacccaccctgccccatagatTCCACACTGGGATGGCGGACCCAAGGAGCCACCCTGCCCCATAGATCCCACACTGGGATGGGGGACCCAGGGAGCCACCCTGCCCCATAGACCCCACACCTGGACATGGAACCCAGGCTTCGGGgacccaccctgccccatagaCCCCACAGCTGGACGGGGGACCCAGGCTTCGGGgacccaccctgccccatagaCCCCACAGCTGGACATGGGGCCCAGGCGTCTGGgacccaccctgccccatagaCCCCACAGCTGGATGGGGGACCCGGGCTTTGGGgacccaccctgccccatagaCCCCACAGCTGGATGGGGGACCCGGGCTTCGGGgacccaccctgccccatagaCCCCACAGCTGGACGGGGGACCCAGGGACCCACTCTGCCCCATAGACCCCACAGCTGCACGGGGGACCCAGGCTTTGGGgacccaccctgccccatagaCCCCACAGCTGGATGGGGGACCCAGGCTTCGGGgacccaccctgccccatagaCCCCACAGCTGGACGGGGGACCCAGGCTTTGGGgacccaccctgccccatagaCCCCACAGCTGGATGGGGGACCCAGGgacccaccctgccccatagaCCCCATAACCCCCAGAAGGGAaagggcacccaggtgtccaggacTCACCGTGCCAGCCCCACGGCGCTGTGGCTCCTCCAAGGGCTCCGGGTTTTTGTAGGGGCCAACGGGGTGGCATCGACCAATGGCGCGCTGGCTCCGCCCCCCCAGTGCCGCCCCActggtccccggggagggggcggggcctgggggcaCCCTGGCCCCACGGCAGAGATAAGATCTGGGGCCGGACACATCTGGGTCCCGGCTGGCgccagcggggcggcggcgggggggggcggggcggggtgggtCCTCGTTGGTCTCTCCCTCCGTCCGTCTGTCCACCCAACGCTGCCGCCGTCCGTCTGTCCTTCCTGCCGTCTGTACACCCGTCCGTACCTCCAACAGTTCATTCCTCTGATGAGCCctccgtccatctgtccgtccgtccgtccatccagccatccatccgtccatccaaccgtccatccgtccatccaacCGTCCATCTgtccctccatccttccatctGTCCCTCCATCCGTCCTtccatccaaccatccatccgtccatccaaccgtccatctgtccgtcccTCCATCcgtccatccttccatccatccaaccatccatctGTCCCTGCATCCGTCCAtctgtccctccatccatctgtccgtccCTCCACCTGtccatccatccaaccatccatctgtccgtccatccaaccatccatctgtccgtccctccatccatccaaccatccatccatccacctgttcctccatccaaccatccatctgtccgtccgtccgtccatccatccatccttccatccatccatccatccatccacctgtCCCTCCACCCGTCCATCTGTCCCTCCACCCGTCCATCTGTCCCTCCACCCATCCGTCCATCTGTCCCTCCACCCAAccacctgcccctccagccaTCCTTCCACCCCACGACCCACCCAGCCgtccgtccatctgtccgtcccTCCAGCCACCTGTCCCTCcatctgtccctccctccctccctccctccaaccgTCCGTTCCTCCAGCCAGCCATCCttctgtccgtccatccatctgtccatccatccttccatccgtccatctgtccatccatccatccttctacCCGTtcctccatccacccatccatccttccgtccatccgtccatccgtcccttcatccatccacccacccattcCTCCTTCCatccgtccgtctgtccatccgtccatctgtccatccacccatctgtccatccatccatctgtccatccctccacccacccattcctccatccaaccacccatctgtccctccctccctccctccaaccaTCCGTTCCTCCAGCCATCCATCCTTCCGTCCATCCTTCCgtccatccttctgtccatccatccatccttccaccCGTTCCTCCATCCGAccacccatctgtccatccctccctctctccaacCTTCTggccatccatctgtccatccgtccatccatccatccatccatccctccctccgtccatctgtccgtccatccatccatccatccatccatccctccctccgtccatctgtccgtccatccatccatccatccatccatccatccctccctccgtccatctgtccgtccatccgtccatccatccatccatccctccctccgtccatctgtccgtccatccatctgtccgtccatccaaccatccctccctccgtccatctgtccgtccatccctccctccgtccatctgtccatccatccatccatccatccatccatccctccctccgtccatctgtccgtccatccgtccatccatccatccatccctccctccgtccatctgtccgtccatccatctgtccgtccatccaaccatccctccctccgtccatctgtccgtccatccatccatccatccatccctccatccctccctccatccatctgtccgtccatccaaccatccctccctccgtccatctgtccgtccatccatccatccatccatccatccatccctccctccctccgtccacCCACCCATttgtccttccctccccccccccctccctccgtccatctgtccatccctccctccccccccctccccccccgcccctccccccgcgggCCCAGCGggtccctctgctcccctgctccgGATAattggggctgggacagggcggGAGCCTTTTGTTCTCCGGAACAatcgagggggggggggggaggggggcacccatggacccaggcgtccgggggtgGGGGCTGGGCACAGCCCCGTGGagcacccaggcaccccagggcccctccccaccctccagaaaggcacccaggtgtcccgggcccctccccacccccaaaagggACCGACGCATCTCAgggaccctccccacccccccaaaaagggtcccaggcaccccaggacccctccccaccccccaaaaaggcaCCCAGGCACTCcaggacccctccccaccccccaaaaagggtcCCAGGCCTcccaggacccctccccacccccccccgaaagggacccaggcaccccaggaccgctccccaccccccaaaaagggtcCCAGGCATCCCaggaccctccccaccccccaaaaaggcacccaggcaccccaggacccctccccaccccccaaaaagggtcccaggcaccccaggaccctccccacccccca
It contains:
- the LOC142404217 gene encoding uncharacterized protein LOC142404217, coding for HLSIHPSVHPSTHPFLHPTTHLSLPPSLQPSVPPAIHPSVHPSVHPSVHPSILPPVPPSDHPSVHPSLSPTFWPSICPSVHPSIHPSLPPSICPSIHPSIHPSLPPSICPSIHPSIHPSIPPSVHLSVHPSIHPSIPPSVHLSVHPSVRPSNHPSLRPSVRPSLPPSICPSIHPSIHPSLPPSICPSIRPSIHPSLPPSICPSIHLSVHPTIPPSVHLSVHPSIHPSLHPSLHPSVLHPVSPLDPVGIPPRSPNILGSSVPWDPPTIRQSPGTLHPKSPLDPAGIPPRSPNPPGRSIPNPPLIQLGSPHDPLIPLGSSIPYPPLIQLGPPPRSPLDPIPLPPRSPNPPGRSIPNSRLIHLESPRDPPIPPRSHIDPVLIPPRSPNPPGSSLPYPPLIQLGPPPRSPNPPGRSIPNPPLIQLGSPHDPLIPPGSSIPYPPMIQLGPPPPIPP